In one Moritella sp. 5 genomic region, the following are encoded:
- a CDS encoding translocation/assembly module TamB domain-containing protein: MRLIQLFFVSLILIVSSLTALLGSHAGNQFIINKLNNTELPLHLVLEEGTVFNQAHWKTIDWQGELFQLSISDLAYDIDLNCLFSAEVCINKLDSSAVSFIMPLTEEPSTLLGIDLNDTLSRIAKLDDKIENDTWQLNIPILISASNIDIRDINVIVANTSVTADRLEAVVNLSGRDIAVTKLITHNVDVQVSTESEGNKVTSGAISSKPTTLVEETNKQLDIVTDLLNEFELYQVSIPLRVDVHDAKLIQSKLQVNDLLLYFNSIDLVGYIDSGEVGFEKLIVNMPQADTSIKGQIVLQKDYPLYATVNTTLKKPTLLKQLAVNINATGSLDSMNLAINTSGPINTHIDALLAPLRPALPFTINANWQQLSWPLLKPAYINLADGKLSMQGNLDDYTIAVSGLLDIDNAPLLDLDAKGKGSLQDLSFSRINAKTLSGHVSASGQLKWTDGITVKSKVAAEGIRLDQFWPDIKLQPHGSATVNFNLKPELDNDWKLDIDDIDVVADFKGYPLTLQGRIALDQDLYWSLDGFSLSRGADSIKLDGTINEQLKIGGEVDIESLTAYLPESKGSAFGYFTIMGQKSKPWLNFDLFTDNVLFENNKLQRADLTGRISLTESPQGNISFTGEKLIIGEQVIDKIALEYIAGQTDSSISLSLDNEKNNALLKVSGFWKGDTLQGKVTKGRVNSEYGNWVIDPNVNFTFSKKDYYLSIAQHCWNEKVASLCLGFDGKIEGAGNFEFKLQDFDINKLGLAREKNIKIEGLLNIMSKVAWRKDESLQMTSKMEIIDSSLLIYNDEESSIANFDKLVADVRLDESSLTAKVNIKSHELGGMTSDIRVDDIFGKRELSGDINIIDIDLAFIEPLIYQVDVLNGVVSGAGIVDGTLDKPEFIGQFNVNNGYLAGDELPVTLDNFQFSIESSGQKASITGSANSGKGLAKIVGNITWGNEFNYQMLLQGDNFEFDDSKGVHLHFSPNISIKGNTLGTKISGDIVIPYARIKVEKLPQTAIPVSNDVVIVDADDVNEKQNYPLDVEVNIKLLDNVKIDSFGLKSNITGDVNVILDGDGNLFSDGMLQFESGRYRSFGQDLYIRKGQIVFSGPIENPYINVEAIRNSEVTEDNVIVGVRLIGPVKKPVFTIFSEPEMPQTRMISYLLRGRDIDSEDETSQDVVIKTMLVGSSLGQGKDVINFLGDTLGVTDFSIDTSGQGNDTRVEVSGYVLPGIQIRYGIGLFSDLSEVIVRYEIIPKLYIELVSGVDKAVDLYYKFSR, from the coding sequence ATGCGGCTTATTCAATTGTTTTTTGTAAGTTTAATTCTGATTGTTAGTAGCTTAACAGCCTTACTCGGCAGTCATGCCGGAAACCAGTTCATTATTAATAAATTAAATAACACAGAATTACCGCTACACCTGGTTCTAGAAGAAGGCACAGTTTTTAATCAAGCACATTGGAAAACAATTGACTGGCAAGGGGAACTATTTCAGCTTTCAATTTCAGACTTAGCATATGACATTGATTTAAATTGTTTATTTAGTGCAGAAGTCTGCATTAATAAACTGGATTCTAGCGCAGTATCTTTCATTATGCCTCTAACGGAAGAACCTAGTACACTTCTCGGTATTGATTTGAATGACACACTATCACGTATCGCTAAGCTCGATGATAAAATTGAAAATGATACTTGGCAATTAAATATCCCTATTTTAATCAGCGCTTCAAATATAGATATTCGAGATATTAATGTTATTGTTGCTAATACCAGTGTGACTGCTGATCGTCTTGAGGCTGTAGTTAATTTATCAGGGCGAGATATTGCTGTTACCAAGTTGATAACACATAATGTAGATGTTCAAGTATCAACTGAATCAGAAGGAAATAAGGTAACAAGTGGCGCTATAAGCTCGAAACCTACCACCTTGGTTGAAGAAACAAATAAACAATTAGATATCGTTACTGATCTATTAAATGAGTTCGAACTTTATCAGGTTTCAATTCCACTACGTGTAGATGTGCATGATGCAAAGCTTATTCAGTCTAAACTTCAAGTAAATGATTTATTACTATATTTCAATTCGATAGACTTAGTCGGTTATATTGATTCTGGAGAAGTTGGGTTCGAAAAGCTTATCGTTAATATGCCGCAGGCTGATACCAGTATTAAAGGACAAATTGTATTACAAAAAGATTACCCCTTGTATGCGACGGTTAACACAACATTAAAAAAACCAACGTTGTTAAAGCAACTTGCTGTCAATATCAACGCGACGGGTAGCCTTGATAGTATGAATTTAGCTATCAATACATCAGGGCCGATTAATACGCATATCGATGCATTACTCGCGCCGTTACGTCCTGCCTTACCCTTTACTATCAATGCTAATTGGCAACAATTAAGCTGGCCATTACTGAAGCCGGCATATATCAACTTAGCGGATGGGAAGTTGTCAATGCAAGGTAATCTTGATGACTACACTATAGCCGTTTCAGGACTGTTAGATATTGATAATGCACCGTTGTTGGATCTTGATGCAAAAGGTAAAGGGAGTCTACAAGATTTATCATTTTCTCGGATTAACGCTAAAACGCTGAGTGGACATGTTTCAGCATCTGGGCAACTAAAATGGACAGATGGCATTACGGTAAAAAGTAAAGTCGCAGCAGAAGGCATACGATTAGATCAATTTTGGCCAGATATAAAGTTACAGCCGCATGGAAGCGCTACGGTTAATTTTAACCTCAAACCCGAATTAGATAATGATTGGAAACTTGATATTGATGATATTGACGTCGTCGCCGATTTTAAAGGTTATCCACTCACTTTACAGGGCAGGATAGCACTCGACCAAGATCTGTATTGGAGTCTAGATGGTTTTTCACTTTCTCGTGGAGCTGACTCAATCAAACTAGACGGTACTATTAACGAGCAGCTTAAGATTGGAGGGGAAGTTGATATTGAATCTCTAACGGCTTATCTTCCAGAAAGTAAGGGGAGTGCGTTTGGTTATTTCACTATTATGGGTCAGAAGAGTAAGCCTTGGCTTAACTTTGATTTATTCACTGATAATGTTTTATTTGAAAATAATAAATTACAGCGAGCAGACCTTACTGGACGAATTAGCTTAACTGAAAGTCCGCAGGGAAACATATCATTTACTGGTGAAAAGTTAATAATCGGCGAACAGGTCATTGATAAAATTGCTTTAGAATATATAGCGGGCCAAACTGACAGTAGTATTAGCTTAAGCCTGGATAATGAAAAAAATAATGCGCTATTAAAGGTAAGCGGTTTTTGGAAAGGTGATACCTTACAGGGAAAGGTGACTAAAGGGCGAGTTAATTCAGAATATGGTAATTGGGTCATTGACCCGAATGTTAATTTCACTTTCTCTAAAAAAGATTATTATCTTTCGATTGCGCAGCACTGCTGGAATGAAAAGGTGGCCTCGCTGTGTCTCGGCTTTGACGGGAAAATTGAAGGCGCAGGCAATTTTGAATTTAAACTGCAAGATTTCGATATAAATAAATTAGGTCTAGCAAGGGAAAAAAATATCAAAATTGAAGGTTTACTTAACATTATGAGTAAAGTAGCTTGGCGTAAGGACGAGTCATTGCAAATGACGTCTAAGATGGAGATCATTGATTCATCGTTACTCATCTATAATGATGAAGAAAGTAGTATTGCTAATTTTGATAAGTTAGTAGCGGATGTAAGATTGGACGAATCGAGTCTAACTGCGAAGGTTAATATCAAATCACATGAATTGGGTGGAATGACATCTGATATTCGTGTGGATGATATCTTTGGTAAGCGTGAATTGAGTGGCGATATCAATATCATCGATATCGATCTTGCCTTTATTGAGCCGCTTATTTATCAGGTAGATGTACTTAATGGTGTTGTATCCGGTGCTGGTATTGTAGATGGGACTTTAGACAAGCCTGAGTTCATCGGGCAGTTCAATGTCAACAATGGTTATTTAGCTGGAGATGAATTACCTGTCACACTAGACAATTTTCAATTTAGTATAGAATCTAGTGGTCAAAAAGCGAGTATTACTGGTAGCGCTAATTCTGGTAAAGGGCTAGCTAAAATCGTCGGTAATATTACTTGGGGTAATGAATTCAACTATCAAATGCTTCTACAGGGTGACAACTTTGAGTTTGACGATAGTAAGGGGGTACATCTACATTTTAGCCCTAACATAAGCATTAAAGGCAACACTCTAGGGACTAAAATTAGCGGTGATATTGTAATACCGTATGCGCGAATTAAAGTAGAGAAATTACCGCAAACCGCGATCCCGGTTTCTAATGATGTGGTTATTGTTGACGCTGATGACGTCAATGAAAAACAGAACTACCCACTCGATGTTGAAGTGAATATTAAATTATTAGACAATGTGAAAATAGATTCATTTGGTCTTAAATCTAATATTACTGGCGATGTAAATGTTATTCTTGATGGCGATGGTAATTTATTTTCTGATGGGATGCTTCAGTTTGAAAGTGGTCGTTACCGTTCGTTTGGTCAAGATCTCTATATTCGAAAAGGACAAATTGTATTTTCTGGCCCCATCGAAAACCCTTATATAAATGTAGAAGCTATTCGTAATTCAGAGGTGACAGAAGACAACGTTATTGTCGGTGTCCGATTAATCGGACCTGTTAAAAAACCAGTGTTTACGATATTTTCAGAGCCTGAAATGCCGCAAACTCGTATGATCTCCTATTTATTACGTGGGCGAGATATAGACTCGGAAGATGAAACGAGTCAAGACGTTGTGATAAAGACAATGCTTGTTGGTTCGAGTCTTGGGCAAGGTAAAGACGTGATCAATTTCTTGGGTGATACACTGGGAGTTACAGATTTCTCCATCGATACTAGTGGGCAAGGTAATGATACTAGGGTCGAAGTGAGTGGCTATGTATTACCTGGTATACAAATTCGTTATGGCATTGGTTTATTCTCGGATTTAAGTGAGGTCATCGTACGATATGAAATTATTCCGAAGCTCTATATAGAATTAGTATCGGGTGTAGATAAGGCGGTTGATTTATATTATAAATTTAGCCGTTAA
- a CDS encoding autotransporter assembly complex family protein yields the protein MKLSVLCAFILFLYSSVFSPSAFAVSSVAFDINGVSGDIKDNVNSYLSTVSIPKGNNYSYFESKVRKNLIESIQVFGFYRPEITVHLTVDDDELLVFIDIQLGERVTLSVVNVEINGGAKNDTAFIHLLNEIPLHRGDNLSHADYDKFKANISKLALARGYFDSKWLKSEVRVSVKKNSAEIDLIFDSKQRYVFGESVLSNPTKSEFIVTELATFEEGQAYDSDLVAEYSLALFNSRYFQSASVVPNINGRADGKIPMVITVINHPSNTYEVGIGYLSDVGVRGTLGWKKPWINSRGDSVSAKFEYSKVQQEFTANYDIPIEDPITNIAKIQLGYQRKDSKDTKSDLYTLQLQRQFELESKWLRTWFIKFEQENFTQASQKGNTIMVLPGVSFAKTNQRGGVDPYWGNQQLFSFEVASRGWGADINMAKIQNRTKYLRSIDRTHFFTTRFDLGAIYVDKVESVPASMRFFAGGSQSIRGYQYETVTAVDDNKKYIGGRYLTVGSFEYGYQFAEKWRVGLFTDAGTSTNDFSEPISVGVGTGLRWMTPIGPVKVDFAVPVNSDTDTKYTFHLYIGPEL from the coding sequence GTGAAACTATCAGTTTTATGCGCATTTATTCTATTTTTATATTCTTCAGTTTTCTCTCCTTCCGCGTTTGCTGTTTCAAGTGTTGCTTTCGATATTAATGGTGTCTCAGGTGATATCAAAGATAACGTTAATTCTTACTTATCGACGGTCTCTATTCCTAAAGGTAACAATTACAGTTATTTTGAATCTAAAGTACGTAAAAATCTTATCGAGTCGATCCAAGTTTTTGGTTTTTATCGCCCCGAAATTACGGTCCACCTGACTGTTGATGATGATGAACTCCTCGTCTTTATTGATATTCAATTAGGGGAAAGGGTGACGCTATCCGTTGTTAATGTGGAAATTAATGGTGGTGCAAAAAATGATACGGCTTTTATTCATTTATTGAATGAAATACCATTGCATAGAGGTGACAATTTATCACATGCGGACTACGACAAATTTAAGGCAAATATCAGTAAACTTGCGCTAGCGCGGGGCTATTTTGATAGTAAATGGCTAAAAAGTGAAGTGCGCGTTAGTGTTAAAAAAAATAGCGCAGAAATCGATCTTATTTTTGATAGTAAGCAGCGTTATGTATTCGGAGAGAGTGTTTTATCCAATCCAACAAAATCTGAATTTATAGTCACTGAACTAGCAACGTTTGAGGAGGGACAAGCGTATGATTCTGATTTAGTCGCTGAATATAGTTTAGCATTATTTAATAGTCGATATTTCCAGTCTGCATCTGTTGTGCCTAATATTAATGGTAGAGCAGATGGTAAAATCCCAATGGTAATCACAGTCATAAATCATCCTAGCAATACGTATGAAGTAGGTATTGGCTATCTCAGTGATGTGGGTGTTAGAGGTACGTTAGGCTGGAAAAAACCTTGGATCAATAGTCGTGGTGATAGTGTTTCCGCAAAATTTGAATATTCAAAAGTACAGCAGGAGTTTACTGCTAACTATGATATTCCGATCGAAGATCCCATTACCAACATAGCTAAAATCCAATTAGGTTATCAGCGTAAAGATAGCAAGGATACAAAGAGTGATCTGTACACTCTACAGTTACAACGTCAATTTGAATTAGAATCTAAGTGGTTGCGTACTTGGTTTATAAAATTTGAGCAAGAAAATTTCACCCAGGCTAGCCAAAAAGGTAATACCATCATGGTATTACCTGGTGTTAGTTTTGCGAAAACAAATCAACGTGGCGGTGTTGATCCTTATTGGGGTAATCAGCAGCTTTTTAGTTTTGAGGTCGCGAGTCGTGGCTGGGGGGCTGACATTAATATGGCTAAAATACAGAACCGGACAAAGTATTTACGCTCTATCGATAGAACTCACTTTTTCACAACGCGTTTTGATTTAGGCGCTATTTATGTCGATAAAGTCGAGAGTGTGCCAGCATCAATGCGTTTTTTTGCTGGTGGTAGTCAAAGTATTCGAGGTTATCAATATGAAACGGTTACAGCTGTTGATGACAATAAAAAGTATATAGGTGGTCGCTATTTAACGGTTGGCTCGTTTGAGTACGGTTATCAATTTGCTGAAAAATGGCGTGTTGGACTATTTACCGATGCGGGTACATCAACCAATGATTTTTCTGAACCTATTAGTGTGGGTGTTGGGACTGGTCTCCGTTGGATGACTCCTATTGGCCCTGTCAAAGTTGACTTCGCTGTACCTGTTAATTCAGATACAGATACTAAGTATACTTTTCATTTGTATATTGGACCTGAATTGTAA
- a CDS encoding deoxynucleoside kinase, with protein sequence MSNEQTFKLVAIEGNIGVGKSTLLPLLAAKLTEHDNSEWRLILEDVDSDPEFKRLLQAFTVDSTRRIEFQRYITNKRADICKDLDPKFNYIIERSLFSDLVFCQANLAEACRPDGKDLDYYYDIQTKLKDYPRVSAVVYLRSDAETAYTRMLSRARDAEQGTSRDYLQLISDCHDTFLPHICRKYDTVLLTENWTHFGCSSTLAKRIISEGI encoded by the coding sequence ATGAGTAATGAGCAAACGTTTAAGCTAGTCGCGATTGAAGGTAATATTGGTGTTGGTAAGTCAACATTATTACCCTTACTGGCTGCAAAATTAACTGAACATGATAATTCAGAGTGGCGATTAATTTTAGAAGATGTGGATTCAGATCCAGAATTTAAACGATTGTTACAAGCGTTTACGGTAGACTCGACACGCCGCATTGAATTTCAACGTTACATTACCAATAAAAGAGCGGATATCTGTAAAGACTTAGATCCTAAATTTAATTATATTATTGAACGTTCGTTGTTCTCTGATCTTGTTTTCTGTCAAGCCAATTTAGCAGAAGCGTGCCGCCCAGATGGTAAAGATCTTGATTATTATTATGATATTCAAACTAAATTAAAAGATTACCCGCGTGTGTCTGCCGTTGTTTATTTACGCTCTGATGCGGAAACTGCGTATACGCGTATGCTTTCACGTGCTCGTGATGCAGAGCAAGGTACATCTCGTGATTATCTACAATTAATATCTGATTGCCATGATACATTTTTACCACATATCTGCCGTAAATATGACACCGTTCTGTTAACGGAAAACTGGACACACTTTGGTTGTTCTAGCACATTAGCTAAACGTATCATTAGTGAAGGTATTTAG
- a CDS encoding DEAD/DEAH box helicase gives MKFSSYSFTPEILRALDACNYDQMTPVQQQAIPAAGRGKDILANAQTGTGKTAAFALPILQQIADTPKDIHSGSVRALILVPTRELAAQVTDNIQAYSQFMELNVVSVYGGVKMETQTKQLKQGVDVLVATPGRLLEHLQLNNTNLANVEHLVLDEADRMLDMGFITDIRKILESISNDFQTMLFSATLSQQMKHLANELLSSPVVVSASKENSTASTIKHVIHPVEQRRKQELLSELIGTKNWKQVLVFVNTKEAANNIVKELKLDGIKADVCHGDKGQGARRRALGEFKEGKIRALVATDVAARGLDVQGLKYVVNFDLPFLAEDYVHRIGRTGRAGETGNAVSFVSREEEHGLADIEAMIGYKIERQVVKGYEVSNRDRLIADISGRASHERRQPRRNKAVGEEKVEHKPKTTAPSKKASKGKHRKTSAKLHRKGNVAAPKQK, from the coding sequence ATGAAATTTTCATCATATAGTTTTACTCCCGAAATTTTACGCGCGCTAGATGCTTGTAATTATGACCAAATGACGCCTGTACAACAGCAAGCTATTCCAGCAGCTGGTCGCGGTAAAGATATTCTAGCTAACGCACAAACAGGTACTGGTAAAACAGCTGCGTTTGCTTTACCTATCTTGCAGCAAATCGCAGATACGCCAAAAGACATCCACTCAGGCAGCGTACGTGCGCTAATCTTAGTACCGACACGTGAGCTAGCAGCACAAGTAACAGACAACATCCAAGCATACAGCCAATTCATGGAACTTAACGTTGTGAGTGTATACGGCGGCGTTAAAATGGAAACGCAAACTAAACAGCTTAAACAAGGTGTTGATGTTTTAGTTGCAACGCCAGGTCGTTTATTAGAACACCTGCAACTTAACAACACCAACCTTGCTAATGTTGAACACTTAGTACTAGACGAAGCAGATCGTATGCTTGATATGGGTTTCATCACCGATATCCGTAAGATCTTAGAGTCTATATCAAATGATTTCCAAACAATGCTTTTCTCTGCAACGTTATCTCAACAAATGAAGCACCTAGCAAATGAATTACTGTCTAGCCCAGTGGTTGTTTCTGCTTCAAAAGAAAACTCTACAGCGTCAACAATTAAACACGTTATTCACCCTGTTGAGCAACGTCGTAAACAAGAGCTTTTATCTGAGTTAATCGGTACTAAAAACTGGAAACAAGTATTAGTTTTTGTTAACACTAAAGAAGCGGCTAATAACATCGTTAAGGAATTAAAACTTGACGGTATTAAAGCTGACGTTTGTCACGGTGATAAAGGCCAAGGCGCACGTCGTCGTGCATTAGGTGAATTTAAAGAAGGTAAAATCCGTGCGCTAGTTGCGACAGATGTTGCTGCACGTGGTCTTGATGTTCAAGGTCTTAAGTACGTAGTTAACTTTGATTTACCATTCCTAGCAGAAGATTATGTTCACCGTATCGGTCGTACAGGCCGTGCAGGCGAAACAGGTAATGCTGTATCATTTGTATCGCGTGAAGAAGAACACGGTCTGGCTGATATTGAAGCGATGATCGGGTATAAGATTGAACGCCAAGTTGTTAAAGGCTATGAAGTAAGTAACCGTGATCGTCTAATTGCAGACATTAGTGGTCGTGCTTCGCATGAGCGTCGTCAGCCTCGTCGTAACAAAGCGGTTGGTGAAGAAAAAGTTGAGCATAAACCAAAAACAACTGCGCCATCGAAAAAAGCAAGTAAAGGTAAGCACCGTAAAACAAGTGCTAAGTTACACCGTAAAGGTAATGTTGCTGCGCCAAAACAAAAATAA
- the moaE gene encoding molybdopterin synthase catalytic subunit MoaE, whose amino-acid sequence MNTDMIQIQTEDFDLAAEYAALGKSHSTGAVVTFIGKVRDFNQGDNVSGLTLEHYPGMTEKSLAKILVEAETRWSIQGVKVIHRVGELALGDQIVFVGVASMHRGDAFQACEFIMDYLKTQAPFWKKEATEAGSHWVDARETDTTAADRWK is encoded by the coding sequence ATGAATACAGATATGATTCAGATCCAAACTGAAGATTTTGACCTAGCAGCAGAATATGCGGCATTAGGTAAAAGTCACAGTACTGGTGCTGTTGTTACTTTTATCGGGAAGGTACGCGATTTTAACCAAGGTGATAATGTATCGGGTTTAACACTTGAGCATTATCCTGGCATGACTGAAAAGTCACTGGCTAAGATATTGGTTGAAGCTGAAACTCGCTGGTCTATCCAAGGCGTTAAAGTGATTCACCGTGTTGGCGAATTAGCATTAGGTGATCAGATTGTTTTTGTTGGTGTGGCAAGTATGCACCGTGGTGATGCGTTTCAAGCATGTGAGTTCATTATGGACTATTTAAAAACCCAAGCACCATTCTGGAAAAAAGAAGCAACGGAAGCGGGTTCCCATTGGGTTGATGCTCGGGAAACTGATACTACAGCAGCAGACCGTTGGAAGTAA
- the moaD gene encoding molybdopterin synthase sulfur carrier subunit, producing the protein MIKVLFFAQIRELVECAELDVAGQFESVNALRAELAAKGDKWALALDSDKLLVAIDQEICSLDSPLIDGVEVAFFPPVTGG; encoded by the coding sequence ATGATTAAAGTATTATTTTTTGCACAAATTAGAGAATTAGTTGAATGCGCGGAGTTAGACGTGGCTGGCCAGTTTGAGTCTGTGAATGCATTACGTGCAGAACTGGCTGCTAAAGGCGATAAGTGGGCGCTGGCGCTTGATTCTGATAAATTGCTGGTGGCTATTGACCAAGAAATTTGTAGTTTAGACTCGCCACTTATCGATGGTGTCGAGGTCGCATTTTTTCCACCGGTTACTGGAGGCTAA
- the moaC gene encoding cyclic pyranopterin monophosphate synthase MoaC, with the protein MSQKFTHVNASGEANMVDVTEKTVTQREARAEAIVRMSADTLALIMSGDHHKGDVFATARIAGIQAAKKTSDIIPLCHPLMLTKVTVELTPEPENNLVRIETCCKLSGKTGVEMEALTAASVAALTIYDMCKAVQKDIIIDGVKLLEKKGGKSGHFKV; encoded by the coding sequence ATGTCTCAAAAATTTACTCATGTAAATGCTTCTGGTGAAGCAAATATGGTTGATGTTACAGAGAAAACAGTAACACAACGTGAAGCAAGAGCAGAAGCTATTGTACGTATGTCAGCAGACACGCTTGCGCTAATTATGTCGGGTGATCATCATAAAGGTGATGTATTTGCGACAGCGCGTATTGCGGGTATTCAAGCTGCAAAGAAAACATCCGATATCATTCCGCTTTGTCATCCACTAATGTTGACCAAAGTAACGGTTGAATTAACGCCTGAGCCAGAAAACAACCTTGTACGTATCGAAACGTGTTGTAAGCTTTCGGGTAAAACCGGCGTTGAAATGGAAGCGTTAACAGCCGCATCTGTTGCTGCATTAACGATTTATGATATGTGTAAGGCAGTTCAAAAAGATATCATTATTGATGGTGTCAAACTGCTTGAAAAGAAAGGTGGCAAGTCAGGTCATTTTAAAGTTTAG
- the moaB gene encoding molybdenum cofactor biosynthesis protein B codes for MSHAESGFKAAKLAVLTVSDTRNEGTDTSGRFLAEALVAEGHILMDKKIVIDDKYKIRAIVSQWIADEDIQGVLITGGTGFTARDTTPEAVQPLFDKAIEGFGELFRAVSYDEIGTSTIQSRAVGGFANKTVIFCMPGSTGACKTGWNKILREQLNSSHRPCNFMPHI; via the coding sequence ATGAGCCATGCTGAATCAGGGTTTAAAGCCGCAAAACTTGCCGTATTAACCGTATCCGATACCCGTAATGAAGGAACAGATACTTCAGGGCGCTTTCTTGCAGAAGCTCTTGTTGCTGAGGGTCATATTTTAATGGATAAAAAGATCGTCATTGATGATAAATATAAGATCCGAGCTATTGTATCTCAGTGGATTGCTGATGAAGATATTCAAGGTGTGCTAATTACCGGTGGCACAGGTTTTACTGCTCGCGATACAACGCCTGAAGCGGTTCAACCATTATTTGATAAAGCGATCGAAGGCTTTGGTGAATTATTCCGTGCAGTTTCATACGATGAGATCGGAACATCGACAATTCAGAGCCGTGCAGTGGGTGGTTTTGCAAATAAAACCGTTATTTTCTGCATGCCGGGTTCGACAGGCGCATGTAAAACTGGTTGGAATAAGATTTTACGTGAGCAGTTAAATAGTTCACATCGTCCATGCAATTTTATGCCACATATTTAA
- a CDS encoding RNA methyltransferase encodes MKNKNVSIGLTNPKSPTNVGAVMRAAGCYQADAVYYTGLRYDRASAFQTDTQNIAAKTPLTGVDNWLDSIPESTNIVCVELAEGAIPLPAFEHPDNVIYIFGPEDGTIDQKVIDRASAVVYVPTVGCMNLAATVNVLLYDRLAKSTGTIANDALIRESRDNNNKVKVTSK; translated from the coding sequence ATGAAAAACAAAAATGTATCTATTGGTTTAACCAATCCTAAAAGTCCGACTAATGTTGGTGCTGTAATGCGCGCTGCTGGTTGTTATCAAGCTGATGCGGTTTATTACACTGGTCTAAGATATGACCGAGCCTCAGCCTTTCAAACCGACACCCAGAATATCGCGGCTAAAACACCATTAACGGGTGTTGATAATTGGCTTGATAGTATTCCAGAATCAACCAATATAGTGTGTGTTGAATTAGCTGAAGGCGCAATCCCGCTACCCGCGTTTGAGCATCCTGATAATGTTATTTATATCTTTGGACCTGAAGACGGGACCATAGATCAAAAAGTAATTGATCGGGCATCTGCGGTTGTTTATGTGCCTACCGTTGGTTGCATGAATCTTGCAGCTACGGTGAATGTCCTACTGTATGACCGTCTGGCGAAGTCAACCGGAACGATTGCTAATGATGCGTTGATCCGTGAAAGTCGCGATAATAACAACAAAGTTAAAGTGACTAGCAAATAA
- a CDS encoding TIGR02808 family protein translates to MSTLEYVIWHILGYTAIPFIFLVGFIGVAGFSVWALSFTSDKKK, encoded by the coding sequence ATGAGTACGTTAGAATACGTTATTTGGCATATCCTAGGTTACACTGCGATACCGTTTATTTTCCTCGTTGGTTTTATTGGCGTGGCAGGGTTTTCAGTATGGGCATTGTCTTTTACTTCAGACAAAAAGAAATAA
- a CDS encoding NapC/NirT family cytochrome c: MKLILNFWRKLTTPSKAAVGTVLAMGFLGGIIFWGAFNMGMEATNTEEFCSACHAPILKELKETIHYSNRSGVRAICSDCHVPHKWTDKIVRKVQASNEIVAFLMGKISTQEKFEARRKHLAVREWQRMKENDSQECRNCHNFEFMDFSEQGPRSRKQHSTALASGEKTCVDCHKGIAHQLPDMSDVPGW, translated from the coding sequence ATGAAATTAATTTTAAATTTTTGGCGTAAATTAACGACACCAAGTAAAGCGGCTGTTGGTACTGTCTTGGCAATGGGTTTTCTTGGCGGTATTATTTTTTGGGGTGCTTTTAACATGGGTATGGAAGCGACAAATACAGAAGAGTTTTGTTCTGCTTGTCATGCACCTATTCTTAAAGAACTAAAAGAAACAATTCACTACTCTAATCGTTCTGGTGTACGCGCTATCTGTTCTGATTGCCACGTACCGCATAAATGGACTGATAAAATTGTACGTAAAGTGCAAGCGAGTAATGAAATTGTTGCATTCTTGATGGGGAAAATTTCTACTCAAGAAAAGTTTGAAGCACGTCGTAAGCATTTAGCTGTACGCGAATGGCAACGTATGAAAGAAAATGATTCACAGGAATGCCGTAATTGTCATAACTTTGAATTCATGGACTTTTCAGAACAAGGCCCACGTAGTAGAAAGCAGCATTCTACGGCATTAGCGAGTGGTGAAAAAACATGTGTTGATTGCCATAAGGGTATTGCCCATCAGCTACCAGATATGTCAGACGTACCTGGTTGGTAG